The DNA region TTTACATCGCAGTTCGATTTATAACCGACTGGCGCGAATCAAAAGCTTGCTTGGTGCTGACCCGCTGAACGGCTTGGTGCGGTTAGAACTTCATGGCGCGATCAAAGCCGAACGGTGGGCGCGGCGGCCTAGATTGTGACCGCTGCCAAGCTCTGGTGATTGTGGGCTGTGGTTATCGACGGCGCTTGCCTACTCAATTAGGGTTGAAGCAGTTTCGGACGCTGCATCCACTGATTGCTGAATTGAGGATTTTCATGGCCAATTTTGCTGATTACCAGTTAGGGATCTACCTTGCTGGCACGCAGGGCAGAAAGCCCGCCTTGCCAATTTCGAGCGTTGAGCTGGAAGCCGCGGCCCACAGCGAACTCGGCGCGGAGATACTGGGGTATGTAGCTGGCGGCGCTGGCGATGAGCAAACCCAGCGAGCGAATACCGAGGCTTTCGCGAACTGGGGCCTGATGCCGCGGATGCTGAGGGGCGCGGAAAAACGGGATTTGTCGATTGAACTATTTGGCCACCGTTACCCGAGCCCAAATTTTCCTTTGCCCAGTTGGCGTACTCGGCGTCTGCCGTGCCGACGGCGATCTAGAGACCGCGAGGGCAGCGGCAATCACCAGGGTGCCGATGTTTGCCTCGACTCTTTCAGCTGCACCGCTGGAACAGGTGCGGCAAGCTCAAGGCGGCACCCCTTGCTTTTTCCAGCTGTACCCGCCGAACGATCGTGAGCTGACCGAGAATTTAGTCAAACGGGCTGAGCTAGCCGGATTTACTGGAATCGTGGTGACCGTTGATACCTGGGTAAACGGTTGGCGTCCTAGGGACCTAGCCAATGCGTATTTGCCGATGCTCCGTGGACTTTGCCTAGAAAATTATCGAACTGACCCACGGTTTCAGCAACTGGTCAACGCTCAACCAGGGGCACCGAACATGCCGCTGAGCTCACCTGGGCCGGGATCTTCGGCAAACCAACGCTGAGCTGGGGAGATATCTCCGCGATACGTGCGATGACCGATTTACCGTTGTTGATCAAGGGGATCTGCTCGGCCGAGGATGCCCGGCAAGCCGCAGATTTCGGTGCTGACGGCATCGTGTGTTCTAACCACGGCGGCAGGCAGGCCAATGGCGGCTTACCGGCGCTGTAATGTCTGCCCGACGTCGTCGATGCCACCGATTTTCCGGTGTTATTCGATTCAGGTGTGCGTACCGGTACCGACGTGGTTAAGGCGCTGGTGCTTGGCGCGAAGGCGGTGGGAATCGGTAGACCTTATGTGTACGGGCTAACGCTGTCCGGTGCCGCTGGCGTGGAGCATGTTATTCGGAGCATCCTCGCCGAGGCCGATTTGCTGATGGCTGTGGATGGTTACGCGAGCATTGCTGAGCTGACTCGCGACGTGCTGCATCGAGTCGCTAAATGAGCGGCTCGCCAGCAATCCGGGCCGCCGTCGTCGGCTTTGGCCTAGCTGGAAGTGTCTTCCACGCCCCGGCCATCGCGGCCAATGCGGATTACAAACTAGTTTCGATTGTCACTGGGAATCCGCAACGGCGCAGCCAAGCAGAGCAGTCTTATCCAGGAGTCGCAATTGTTGACTCCTTTGAGCAGCTGCCGTTTTCGGATCTCGATTTGGTGGTTATCGGTACCCCACCAGATACCCATCTGCCGCTCGCACACGCGGCACTTGATGCGGGCCTGGCCGTCGTCGTAGATAAACCGTTTGCTCCCAGCAGCGCTGAGGCAATGGAGCTCGTCCAGCACGCCGAACGAGCGGGCGGATTGCTCACTGTGTATCAACATCGACGCTGGGACGGTGAAATTCAAACGTTGCAGGGCTTGTTGCGCAGCGGATCACTGGGCGAGGTGTTCCGATTCGAATCGGCAATGGAACGTTGGGCTCCACAAATCAGCAAGCCGTGGAAGGCTCAAGGTGGGCCGGGAACCGGAGTGTTATTTGACTTGGGTACGCATTTGATCGACCAGGCCTTGCAGCTCTTTGGGCCGGTACAGAAGGTGTACGGCGAGCTCAACGCGCGCCGAGCTGACGGGCACAGTGATGACGATGCCTTTGTGGCCCTGTTGCATGAGAACGGTGTTCGATCACATTTGACCATGAACCTTAGCTCGGCACGGATTGCGCCCCGGATGCGTTTGTTGGGCAGCCAGGCTGCCTATTTCAAGCAACACGGCGACCTGCAGGAGGCTCAAATTCAGGCGGGCGTTGGTCCGGGGCAAGATCAGTATGGGATTGATCCGCAGGAAAATGGGGGTTTTTTGGGCTTAGGAGATACGGCGCAACCGATTGAGACCGTCCGTGGGAATTATCCGCGATTTTATGAATTGCTAGCCGCGTCGATTAACGAGTCAGGGCCGCCACCGGTCGATCCTCTCGACGCGTTAGCGGCCCTGCGGATTATTGAACAGATCCGAACTCAGAACTCGTTTTAGAGCGCGGCAACTGCCTCTTCTTTAGCTGCTGAAGCTTCCTTTGGATCGGTGATCTTCTTCTTGGGCAAGAAGAAGGTGACCAGGAAGGCTACGCCAACCAAAACGGCCGCGCTGAGCATCACCAAGTCGATGGACTGGGCGAAGCCGTTGCGAATCGGTTCGGTGAGGGCTTTATTAGCGCTGCGCAGCCAGGAGGTGTCGTTCAAATTGCTGGCACCACCGTTCTGCGCGTTCTGAATGAAGTCCAAGAACCCTTTGTTGTCTGGGTTTTTCACAATTGCAGGATCTTTGAACATCGCGGCATAAGTAGGGTTCTTCATGGCATCGCCTAGGAGCGTGGCGATTTTGTCTTGCGCCGTGGCGAAGAGCATCGAGATGAACACTGCAGTACCCACGGTGCCACCCATTGAGCGGAAGAACGTTGCCGTAGAAGTAGCTACGCCCATGTCTTTCGGCGGTACAGCGAATTGCATCGACAGAGTGAGCGGCTGCATGCAGAAGCCCAGGCCCAGGCCGAAAGCAATCGCGATGCCGCCCGGTACGAGCAGCGAGGTGTCGACGCCCAGCAGCAGGCCCATTGCCAAAGCAGATGCGCCAAGAATCAAGGTGCCAAGGATCGGGAACACTCGATAAGTGCCAGTCCTGGAGATGACTTGACCGCTGGTGATTGAACCCACCAAAATACCGACGGTAAAGGTGATCATCAACAAACCAGCTTCAGTCGGCGTGAGGCCAGCAACAAGCTGCAAGTACATTGGCAGCATCGCGATAGCACCGAACATGCCAATGCCGATGATGAAGTTCAAAAGCGCTGAAACACCGAAAGCTGGGATCTTAAAGAACCGCAACGGGATCAGTGCCGAATCTCCAGCCATTCGTTCAGCCAGGATAAAGGCGATGATGCCAAGGACGCCTAGGCCATAGCAAAGGAACGATCCGCCTGAACTCCAGCCCCATTCACGGCCTTGTTCAGCCACGATAAGCAGAGGTACCAAGGCCAAGGTAATGCTGGCAGCCCCCCAATAATCGACCTTTTGGCGTGCGCCTTCCTTCTTTGGCAGATGGAGGAACATCCAAACCACCACGAGCGCCGCAAGGGCGATCGGGACGTTGATCAGAAAGACCCAACGCCAGCCTTCCAGCCATAAGATCTGCGAAGAACCGGCAAAGAATCCGCCAACTACTGGGCCCAGAACTGAGGAGATACCAAATACGGACATGAAGTAGCCCTGGTATTTGCCGCGGTCTTTCAGCGGAACAATGTCGCCGATGATGGCCAGGCCAAGGGACATCAAGCCACCAGCGCCAAGGCCCTGGATGCCACGAGCCACAGCAAGCTCACCAATGGAGTGGACAAAGCCGGCGTAAATTGACCCGGCTAAGAAGATTGAAATTGCGATGACGTAGAGCGGCCGACGACCGAAGATGTCGGAAAGCTTTCCGTACAGCGGCTTGCTTACCGTGGAGGTAATCAAGTAAGCCGTGGTGGCCCAGGCTTGGAGCGAGAGACCATTGAGGTCATTGGAAATGGTGTAGATGGAAATGGAAACAATGGTCTGGTCCAGTGCGGCGAGGAACATACCCAACAGCAGACCGACCAAAATGGTCATGATCTGGCGGTGACTGTATGCCTGGCCGGGTTCTGGAAGCCGTCTATTCTGGTTATTTGATGTCATCGTGTGTGACACGTCGTGCTCCGTAGTCTGAGCTCAGGGATGCCCCATGCATCCAAAAAAATAGTTGCTTTCGTGAAACGAGAATATCCCCGGACTGCGGAATTGTCGTTAATAAGTGGGTGATCTTCGCCGCATTGTGCGGGATCGAAGCAGAGCTGCGCCTAACGCGCAGCTTGCACCGGCGGCAGATCCCAGATCCATCCTGGACCCTTAGTGGTGCGTTGGGACAACATAAGCGATCCAGAAGCGATGGGCGAATCTAGCACCACTAAGCCGCGGATCTTCTGCCCAGAGGCGATCCTGGCCGGCAAGCCCAAGCCATTATCTAAGCAGGCATGCCCAGCCCTGGTGTCCAAAGTGCTAGTTACCGTTTTGCCGTCTGGGCCAATCAGATCGAATTCTTTAGGACTAACGCCAAAGAAGGGTTCTTGGGAGCTAGCGAGCGCTGCCCTGGTCTGGACCCAGAGCTCTACTGCAATGAAATGACCATTGCTAGGTTTGATGTCAGTGTCCGTTTGGCACTTGTAATCGACGGTGATTGAAGCGACCGAAAAATCGACAAGCCGTTGTTGCTTGTCGTCGGTAACTGTTACGCCGGCCAGTTCGCCGATCTGTTTCTCTAAGCTGCCTTGCGAGTCGTAGACGCCCGGCCGGATGGCCTCCGGCAAAGTGAAGTCACTATTTGGTGTGACCGGAGTGTTGTCAGTGCCCTGCCGATTTTTACTCGAGGGAGAGCTTTGGGCGCTTGGTGAACCTTGCGCATTAGCGCTCGACGACGGTCCACTGAGACTGCTTGGCCCGTTCGCTGGTGAACAACCAGTGGCAATCAACACGAGTGAAACCAGCATCAGGGCCGGCAATGCGGCGGCGCGGCGTAATGACAAGTTCACTCCTTCGGCATTGCATTCAGATGTGCCGCCCGGTTGCGGTAGCTAGTTCAAATATTCCGGAGGGTAGGCTAATTCCAGATTACCCGGCAATAGCAAACTTTGGGAGGCAGTCGATGGCGACAGAACAAGCTGGAGCGTCGGCTCCGCCGCCGCTGTCAGCGGCATTGGCGGAGCCGGTTGTTAAGGTCAAGCCGCTCTGGATTAGCTCGGTAGTGCTGGTCAACGTTGGCATAAACGCGGCGTTTTTTGGTCCGATTCAGGTACTTCTGGGTAATCAAGCGATCTCCTTCGATGAGAGGGACAAAGAGGCAATCTTGGCTCTGGTTACCGGCTGTGGAGCTGCTGTGTCTTTAGTAGCCAACCCACTTTTTGGTTCCTTCTCTGACCGAACGACCTCCCAATTTGGCAGGCGTGTGCCCTGGGTTTTGGCTGGCGCAATCACCGGCACTATCGCGTTACTGGGACTTTCAGTAGCCCCAAGCGTTGCCGTAATGGCGGCGCTGTGGTGCTTAGCGCAATTGGGTTGTAACGGGATGTTAGCGGCCATCACCGCCGCGATCCCGGATCGAGTTCCGGTATCGCAACGCGGCGTGGTTGGCGGTGTGGCCTCAATGGGCACGGTGATTGGCATCTTGCTGGGCGCCGGAATAGGTGCCGCGGCAGCCAAGAACTTCGCCCTCGGATACTGGCTTTGTGCTGCAGCGCTGCTGGCCGGCGTCGTACTTTATCTTTTGCGAAGTAACGACGAACAGTTGGGCAAAGCTGAGCGCGGTCCACTATCGCTAGTTGAGTTCTTCCGGGGATTCTGGATCAGCCCGCGAAAGTATCCAGATTTTGGCTGGGCCTGGCTAACTCGTTTCTTGGTTCAGTTTGGCGTCCAAATCTGCATTGTGTACTTGCTGTTTTTCTTGCGCGATAAGGTCGGGTACTCCGAGCCGGAATTTGGTGTGTTGATTCTTACCGGAATTTACGCCGTATTGACGATGATCACGGCTGGAATTGGCGGGGTCTGGACTGACCGGATCGGCAGGCGTAAGCCTTTCGTGCTGGCATCGGCAGCAATCATTGCGATGGCCGCTTTGACCTTGGCATTCTTCCCCAGCTGGCCCGGCGCGTTGCTTGGCGCAGCCATATTGGGTGTTGGCAACGGCACCTTTCTCGCTGTTGATCTCGCCTTGTTGACGCAGGTGCTGCCTGCCGCCGTGAGCCGCGGCAAGGACTTAGGTGTGATCAACGTGGCTAATTCATTGCCGC from Renibacterium salmoninarum ATCC 33209 includes:
- a CDS encoding alpha-hydroxy-acid oxidizing protein → MNYLATVTRAQIFLCPVGVLGVCRADGDLETARAAAITRVPMFASTLSAAPLEQVRQAQGGTPCFFQLYPPNDRELTENLVKRAELAGFTGIVVTVDTWVNGWRPRDLANAYLPMLRGLCLENYRTDPRFQQLVNAQPGAPNMPLSSPGPGSSANQR
- a CDS encoding Gfo/Idh/MocA family protein, which translates into the protein MSGSPAIRAAVVGFGLAGSVFHAPAIAANADYKLVSIVTGNPQRRSQAEQSYPGVAIVDSFEQLPFSDLDLVVIGTPPDTHLPLAHAALDAGLAVVVDKPFAPSSAEAMELVQHAERAGGLLTVYQHRRWDGEIQTLQGLLRSGSLGEVFRFESAMERWAPQISKPWKAQGGPGTGVLFDLGTHLIDQALQLFGPVQKVYGELNARRADGHSDDDAFVALLHENGVRSHLTMNLSSARIAPRMRLLGSQAAYFKQHGDLQEAQIQAGVGPGQDQYGIDPQENGGFLGLGDTAQPIETVRGNYPRFYELLAASINESGPPPVDPLDALAALRIIEQIRTQNSF
- a CDS encoding MDR family MFS transporter; protein product: MTSNNQNRRLPEPGQAYSHRQIMTILVGLLLGMFLAALDQTIVSISIYTISNDLNGLSLQAWATTAYLITSTVSKPLYGKLSDIFGRRPLYVIAISIFLAGSIYAGFVHSIGELAVARGIQGLGAGGLMSLGLAIIGDIVPLKDRGKYQGYFMSVFGISSVLGPVVGGFFAGSSQILWLEGWRWVFLINVPIALAALVVVWMFLHLPKKEGARQKVDYWGAASITLALVPLLIVAEQGREWGWSSGGSFLCYGLGVLGIIAFILAERMAGDSALIPLRFFKIPAFGVSALLNFIIGIGMFGAIAMLPMYLQLVAGLTPTEAGLLMITFTVGILVGSITSGQVISRTGTYRVFPILGTLILGASALAMGLLLGVDTSLLVPGGIAIAFGLGLGFCMQPLTLSMQFAVPPKDMGVATSTATFFRSMGGTVGTAVFISMLFATAQDKIATLLGDAMKNPTYAAMFKDPAIVKNPDNKGFLDFIQNAQNGGASNLNDTSWLRSANKALTEPIRNGFAQSIDLVMLSAAVLVGVAFLVTFFLPKKKITDPKEASAAKEEAVAAL
- a CDS encoding DUF4352 domain-containing protein, with protein sequence MSLRRAAALPALMLVSLVLIATGCSPANGPSSLSGPSSSANAQGSPSAQSSPSSKNRQGTDNTPVTPNSDFTLPEAIRPGVYDSQGSLEKQIGELAGVTVTDDKQQRLVDFSVASITVDYKCQTDTDIKPSNGHFIAVELWVQTRAALASSQEPFFGVSPKEFDLIGPDGKTVTSTLDTRAGHACLDNGLGLPARIASGQKIRGLVVLDSPIASGSLMLSQRTTKGPGWIWDLPPVQAAR
- a CDS encoding MFS transporter encodes the protein MATEQAGASAPPPLSAALAEPVVKVKPLWISSVVLVNVGINAAFFGPIQVLLGNQAISFDERDKEAILALVTGCGAAVSLVANPLFGSFSDRTTSQFGRRVPWVLAGAITGTIALLGLSVAPSVAVMAALWCLAQLGCNGMLAAITAAIPDRVPVSQRGVVGGVASMGTVIGILLGAGIGAAAAKNFALGYWLCAAALLAGVVLYLLRSNDEQLGKAERGPLSLVEFFRGFWISPRKYPDFGWAWLTRFLVQFGVQICIVYLLFFLRDKVGYSEPEFGVLILTGIYAVLTMITAGIGGVWTDRIGRRKPFVLASAAIIAMAALTLAFFPSWPGALLGAAILGVGNGTFLAVDLALLTQVLPAAVSRGKDLGVINVANSLPQVLTAPTAFVFVKMLGGYVSLYVIAAVIGLLGAFFVLKIQSVR